The following are encoded together in the Streptomyces tendae genome:
- a CDS encoding helix-turn-helix domain-containing protein has product MSSGARPGELGAFLKARRAALSPATVGLPDSGGRRRVSGLRREEVANLAQISTDMYIRLEQGRSQASAPVLDALARVLHMDDEQRTHMYRLAGRISGRPVRRAAQKAHPRLLRILEDLNTSPAMILGRRMDILAWNPLAAALITDFSAISEKYRNYVVLLFTDPAMRALYVDWEGVARACVAQLCIEAARDPHDTRLSALVGQLSVQDHDFRTWWAARHVPVHGVGTQTLDHPVVGELTLGWDALTSTTSGEQQLVVWSAETGTPSHEKLLMLAS; this is encoded by the coding sequence ATGAGCAGTGGTGCGCGCCCCGGGGAACTGGGTGCCTTTCTGAAGGCCCGCCGGGCAGCTCTCAGTCCCGCTACCGTCGGACTACCCGACAGTGGAGGCCGTCGTCGTGTCAGCGGACTCCGACGCGAGGAGGTCGCCAATCTGGCGCAGATCAGCACGGACATGTACATCCGACTGGAACAAGGCCGCAGCCAGGCGTCAGCGCCGGTTCTGGACGCACTCGCGCGTGTCCTGCATATGGACGACGAGCAGCGCACTCACATGTACCGCCTGGCCGGACGGATTTCCGGCCGCCCCGTCCGACGGGCCGCACAAAAAGCGCACCCCCGGCTGCTTCGCATTCTCGAAGATCTGAATACCAGCCCTGCGATGATCCTCGGCCGTCGAATGGACATTCTCGCCTGGAATCCACTTGCCGCAGCACTGATCACCGACTTCTCGGCGATATCGGAGAAGTACCGGAACTATGTAGTTCTGCTTTTCACCGATCCGGCCATGCGAGCGCTGTACGTCGATTGGGAGGGCGTTGCCCGCGCCTGCGTGGCCCAGCTGTGCATCGAGGCCGCCCGCGACCCCCACGACACGCGTCTTTCGGCCCTCGTAGGCCAACTGTCGGTACAGGACCACGATTTCCGCACCTGGTGGGCCGCCCGGCATGTGCCGGTCCACGGCGTCGGCACTCAGACACTCGATCATCCGGTCGTCGGCGAGCTGACCCTCGGCTGGGACGCTCTCACCTCGACCACCAGTGGCGAGCAGCAACTCGTCGTCTGGTCCGCCGAGACCGGGACCCCGTCCCACGAGAAGCTGCTCATGCTGGCTTCGTGA
- a CDS encoding alpha/beta fold hydrolase gives MNASVFRSTRKRVAVVGVLTGAAALALSNLSPAGATTAHHAPEKKPTVVLVHGAFADSSSWNGVVERLKKDGYPVVAPANPLRGLTSDADYVRSFLKSVKGPVVLAGHSYGGAVISKAAEGESNVEALVYIAAFAPDKGESALELSNKYPGSTLGPTLNTVPFPLPDGGTGNDLYIKADKFHQQFAADVPSRVSDLMAATQRPVAASALEEPATGAAWKTVPSWNLVTTQDLNIPAAAQRFMAQRAHSHTTEIKASHAVTVSRPDAVTRVIEQAARATVGN, from the coding sequence ATGAACGCCTCCGTCTTCCGCTCCACCCGCAAGCGCGTTGCCGTAGTCGGCGTGCTCACGGGAGCCGCCGCGCTCGCACTGTCCAACCTGTCGCCGGCGGGTGCGACGACCGCACACCACGCCCCGGAGAAGAAGCCGACGGTCGTACTGGTGCACGGTGCCTTCGCCGACTCCTCCAGCTGGAACGGCGTGGTCGAGCGTCTGAAGAAGGACGGCTATCCCGTGGTCGCCCCGGCCAACCCGCTGCGCGGCCTCACGAGTGACGCGGACTACGTCAGGAGCTTCCTCAAGAGCGTCAAGGGCCCTGTCGTCCTGGCGGGCCACTCCTACGGCGGTGCGGTGATCAGCAAGGCGGCCGAGGGTGAATCGAATGTGGAGGCACTGGTCTACATCGCCGCCTTCGCCCCCGACAAGGGCGAAAGCGCCCTGGAACTGTCCAACAAGTACCCGGGCAGCACCCTCGGACCGACCCTGAACACCGTGCCCTTCCCGCTGCCCGACGGTGGCACCGGCAACGACCTGTACATCAAGGCCGACAAGTTCCATCAGCAGTTCGCGGCCGACGTCCCCAGCCGGGTCAGCGACCTGATGGCCGCCACTCAGCGCCCCGTGGCCGCCTCCGCCCTGGAGGAGCCGGCCACCGGCGCCGCCTGGAAGACCGTCCCCTCGTGGAACCTCGTCACCACCCAGGACCTCAACATCCCGGCCGCCGCACAGCGGTTCATGGCCCAGCGGGCGCACTCCCACACCACGGAGATCAAGGCTTCCCACGCCGTCACGGTCTCCCGCCCGGACGCGGTCACCCGGGTCATCGAACAGGCCGCACGGGCCACCGTCGGTAACTGA
- a CDS encoding MFS transporter, with protein MTSAATRPGVKRGTIPVFATATAITVSNIYFAQPLLDEIAHSFHTSASTAGLVATAGQIGYALGIVTVVPLADGARLRRLSTVLLVITTLGLLAGALAPSVALLSLAALVLSTSTVLPQVIMPTVVSMASAGNAGRVLAAVGTGLTLGALLSRTAAGLIAEATGTWRAGYGVAALATGALLLVLPRYMPADPPALARHEVRYARLLGSLPALITRHASLRVSAALGATVFAAFSAFWSSLAFHLTAPPIGLGPAVIGLFGLFSVPGALAARYSGRLADRWGPLRVNVLALTSAAFAFVLFAVADRSLVLLAVGCNLLGFGTTSSQVANQTRVFAAQPALRARLNTVYMFSVFAGGAVGSSVAATAFSTFGWAGVVATGLGFLLLAAISLTWHTTRRTGRSPAGRPAQTASVREAVTGSGTARVGGR; from the coding sequence ATGACCAGCGCAGCCACCCGCCCAGGCGTCAAACGGGGGACCATTCCGGTCTTCGCCACGGCGACCGCGATCACCGTCTCCAACATCTACTTCGCCCAGCCGCTCCTCGACGAGATCGCCCACAGCTTCCACACCTCGGCCTCCACCGCGGGGCTGGTGGCCACCGCGGGGCAGATCGGCTACGCGCTGGGCATCGTCACCGTCGTGCCGCTCGCGGACGGAGCCAGGCTCCGCCGGTTGTCCACCGTGCTGCTGGTGATCACCACCCTGGGCCTTCTCGCGGGTGCGCTCGCTCCCTCGGTCGCCCTCTTGAGTCTGGCGGCCCTCGTGCTCTCCACCAGCACGGTACTGCCGCAGGTCATCATGCCGACCGTCGTGTCCATGGCGTCCGCCGGCAACGCGGGGCGCGTCCTTGCGGCGGTGGGTACGGGGCTCACCCTGGGGGCCCTGCTGTCACGCACCGCCGCCGGGCTCATCGCCGAGGCGACAGGAACCTGGCGAGCCGGGTACGGCGTCGCGGCCCTGGCCACCGGCGCCCTTCTCCTGGTGCTGCCGCGCTACATGCCGGCTGACCCACCGGCACTCGCCAGGCACGAGGTGAGGTACGCCCGCCTGCTGGGCTCCCTGCCCGCGTTGATCACTCGGCACGCGTCGCTGCGCGTCTCGGCGGCGTTGGGCGCGACCGTCTTCGCGGCCTTCTCCGCCTTCTGGTCCTCACTCGCCTTCCACCTGACCGCGCCGCCGATCGGACTGGGGCCCGCCGTGATCGGGCTGTTCGGTCTCTTCAGCGTCCCGGGTGCCCTGGCCGCGCGGTACTCGGGGCGGCTGGCCGACCGATGGGGGCCGTTGCGGGTCAATGTCCTGGCGCTCACTTCGGCGGCGTTCGCGTTCGTCCTGTTCGCGGTGGCAGACCGGTCACTGGTCCTCCTGGCCGTCGGCTGCAATCTGCTCGGCTTCGGTACGACCAGCAGTCAGGTGGCCAATCAAACCCGCGTCTTCGCCGCACAGCCGGCCCTCCGAGCCCGCCTCAACACCGTCTACATGTTCTCGGTGTTCGCCGGAGGTGCCGTCGGATCCTCCGTCGCGGCGACGGCCTTCTCCACGTTCGGCTGGGCCGGCGTGGTGGCGACGGGCCTGGGCTTCCTCCTGCTCGCGGCGATCTCCCTCACCTGGCACACCACGAGGCGAACCGGCCGTAGCCCGGCCGGTCGGCCCGCCCAGACCGCGTCCGTCCGGGAAGCGGTGACCGGCAGTGGCACGGCTCGGGTCGGTGGCCGGTGA
- a CDS encoding alpha/beta hydrolase: MTIGLGGIKDQGLEPFASAFAEAGCVVLAHDHRTFGASSGTPRHDVNPWQQIADWRRAISYLESRPEVDERRIGLWGTSFAGGHALVLGATDRRLRAVVAQVPMISGLQIGHRRALPEHQTAVERRYDEDERAQLRGSAPATVTIVSKDPDVPALYRDPDVVDFYLRPYDSDVQWENKLTLRSSRNSRMYEPGVYIDKVSPTPLLMIVGTHDTMTPTDIALAAYERALEPKRLELIPGGHFAPYLEEFDSARAAAVEWFGKYVS; encoded by the coding sequence ATGACCATCGGCCTCGGTGGGATCAAGGATCAAGGGCTCGAACCCTTCGCCAGCGCCTTCGCCGAAGCGGGTTGCGTCGTGCTCGCCCACGACCACCGGACCTTCGGAGCCAGCAGCGGTACGCCGCGGCACGACGTGAACCCGTGGCAGCAGATCGCCGACTGGCGCCGCGCGATCTCCTACCTCGAGTCGCGTCCCGAGGTCGACGAGCGGCGCATCGGCCTGTGGGGTACGAGCTTCGCCGGTGGCCATGCGCTGGTCCTCGGCGCCACCGATCGCCGGCTGCGGGCCGTCGTGGCGCAGGTTCCCATGATCAGCGGGTTGCAGATCGGACACCGCCGCGCTCTCCCCGAGCACCAGACGGCGGTCGAGCGGCGCTACGACGAGGATGAGCGCGCCCAGCTGCGAGGCAGTGCACCGGCGACGGTCACCATCGTCAGCAAGGACCCCGATGTCCCCGCCCTCTACCGCGACCCCGACGTCGTCGACTTCTACCTGCGGCCGTACGACTCGGACGTCCAGTGGGAGAACAAGCTGACTCTCCGGTCGAGCCGGAACAGCCGTATGTACGAGCCCGGGGTCTACATCGACAAGGTGTCTCCGACACCCCTGCTGATGATCGTCGGCACTCATGACACCATGACCCCCACCGACATCGCGCTCGCGGCCTACGAGCGTGCCCTCGAACCCAAGCGGCTCGAACTGATCCCGGGCGGGCACTTCGCGCCCTACCTCGAGGAGTTCGACTCGGCGCGCGCGGCGGCCGTCGAATGGTTCGGGAAGTATGTGTCCTGA
- a CDS encoding oxidoreductase: protein MSRTFLITGVSTGLGRAFAREALAAGHRVVGTVRQAHQMAEFTDLAPGRAVGMLLDVTDEHAVDTVVQRIEEETGPIDVLVSNAGYGLEGTVEESSLADLRRQFDVNVFGTVAVVKAVLPHMRRRRSGHIVTLSSMAGLTALPGVAFYGASKFAVEGFSASLAQEVAPFGIHVTSLALGSFRTDWAGRSMVRVPRTISDYDTVFDPIRAARRDKDGKQVGDPERAAKALMTVLEAEDPPVHLLLGSDALHLVRKGRRQLQEDMDAWAYLTASTDFPANEPSAAATGPGAT from the coding sequence ATGAGCAGAACCTTTCTCATCACCGGCGTCAGTACCGGCCTGGGGCGCGCGTTCGCCCGAGAGGCGCTGGCAGCCGGTCACCGGGTCGTCGGAACCGTGCGACAGGCGCACCAAATGGCCGAGTTCACCGACCTGGCCCCGGGCCGCGCCGTGGGGATGCTCCTGGACGTGACCGACGAGCACGCCGTCGACACGGTGGTCCAGAGGATCGAGGAGGAGACGGGCCCCATCGACGTACTCGTCAGCAACGCCGGTTACGGGCTCGAGGGGACCGTCGAGGAGTCGTCACTGGCCGATCTGCGCCGGCAGTTCGACGTCAATGTCTTCGGGACCGTGGCGGTCGTCAAGGCCGTCCTTCCCCATATGCGGCGTCGGCGCAGCGGCCACATCGTCACGCTGTCGTCCATGGCGGGGCTCACCGCGCTGCCCGGTGTCGCCTTCTACGGCGCCAGCAAATTCGCCGTCGAAGGGTTCTCTGCCTCCTTGGCCCAGGAGGTGGCTCCGTTCGGTATCCACGTCACCTCACTCGCCCTCGGGTCGTTCCGCACGGACTGGGCCGGACGCTCCATGGTGCGTGTCCCTCGCACCATCTCCGACTACGACACCGTGTTCGACCCCATCCGGGCCGCTCGCAGGGACAAGGACGGCAAGCAGGTGGGTGACCCGGAGCGCGCCGCCAAGGCCCTGATGACGGTTCTGGAGGCGGAAGATCCACCCGTGCACCTTCTGCTCGGCAGCGACGCGCTGCACCTCGTCCGGAAGGGCCGCCGACAGTTGCAGGAGGACATGGACGCCTGGGCCTATCTGACGGCCTCCACCGACTTCCCGGCCAATGAGCCCTCCGCAGCAGCGACCGGCCCCGGTGCGACCTGA
- a CDS encoding MarR family winged helix-turn-helix transcriptional regulator: protein MTDDVSAPEPAHSAPVLDQHLCFTLYAASRAITGAYRPLLDPLGLTYPQYLVMVALGEHGTVSVKELVAVLRLDYGTVTPLIKRLEANGLLKRERRADDERVVQVALTPEGLALHQHLSSVPPAIGEAVGLAPDEIATLQELVRRLTVNVNRHNNAVAAQRTT, encoded by the coding sequence ATGACCGACGACGTGAGCGCGCCTGAACCGGCACACTCCGCTCCCGTGCTTGACCAACACCTCTGCTTCACCCTGTACGCCGCCTCGCGCGCGATCACCGGCGCCTACCGGCCCTTGCTCGATCCGCTGGGGCTCACTTATCCGCAGTACCTGGTCATGGTCGCCCTCGGCGAGCACGGCACCGTGTCCGTCAAGGAACTCGTAGCCGTACTGCGGTTGGACTACGGAACGGTCACGCCGCTGATCAAACGCCTCGAGGCGAACGGGCTGCTCAAGCGGGAGCGCCGGGCCGACGACGAGCGGGTCGTCCAGGTCGCGCTCACCCCGGAGGGCCTGGCGCTCCATCAGCACCTGTCCAGCGTTCCGCCCGCGATCGGCGAAGCCGTGGGGCTCGCGCCGGACGAGATCGCCACCCTTCAGGAACTCGTGCGGCGGCTGACGGTCAATGTCAACCGGCACAACAACGCCGTGGCGGCGCAGCGGACGACCTGA
- a CDS encoding isochorismatase family cysteine hydrolase, whose amino-acid sequence MTRTYDPRHTAVLLVDPFNDFLSEGGKIWPRLAPLAEKTGLLDHLRAVVTTARATGTRLVFVPHRRWEEGDYETWTHPNPTQLGIMERHSFARGTWGGEFHPDFQPQPGEIVVAEHWAQSGFANTDLDFQLKQHDITHVVLIGLLANTCIESTGRFAMELGYHVTLVRDATAAFQPEMMHAAHELNGPTYAHAITTTDELIAAFEGASA is encoded by the coding sequence ATGACCCGGACCTATGACCCACGCCACACGGCCGTACTGCTGGTCGATCCCTTCAACGACTTCCTGTCCGAGGGCGGCAAGATCTGGCCGCGCCTCGCACCCCTGGCGGAGAAGACCGGCCTGCTCGATCACCTCCGCGCCGTCGTCACCACCGCACGCGCGACCGGCACGCGTCTGGTCTTCGTCCCGCACCGCCGTTGGGAAGAGGGCGACTACGAGACGTGGACCCACCCCAACCCCACCCAGCTCGGCATCATGGAGCGCCACAGTTTCGCCCGCGGCACCTGGGGCGGGGAGTTCCACCCCGACTTCCAGCCGCAGCCCGGCGAGATCGTCGTCGCGGAGCACTGGGCGCAGAGCGGCTTCGCCAACACGGATTTGGACTTCCAGCTCAAGCAGCACGACATCACGCACGTCGTGCTCATCGGCCTGCTGGCGAACACCTGCATCGAGTCCACCGGCCGGTTCGCCATGGAACTCGGCTACCACGTGACGCTGGTACGCGACGCCACCGCCGCCTTCCAGCCCGAAATGATGCACGCCGCGCACGAGTTGAACGGGCCGACCTACGCCCACGCCATCACCACCACCGACGAGCTCATCGCCGCGTTCGAGGGAGCAAGCGCATGA
- a CDS encoding lipocalin-like domain-containing protein, which translates to MCAWNPAAEDDERQARDDVHMNLLGAWQLVSYTAHGADGEVIHPLGHTPYGLIIYTPEGYMSAQLGRGDRLPLSTPRLEEATPDELAGAAAAYVAYGGPFEVVDRHTVKHHVTTSLFPNWIGRTQVRTVQFAGSFLRLGVSTPTRIWGAERTAELTWNRLV; encoded by the coding sequence ATGTGCGCATGGAATCCGGCCGCCGAAGACGACGAGCGTCAGGCGCGTGACGACGTCCACATGAACCTGCTCGGTGCGTGGCAGCTCGTCTCGTACACGGCCCACGGAGCCGACGGGGAGGTCATCCACCCCCTCGGCCACACCCCGTACGGCTTGATCATCTACACCCCGGAGGGGTACATGTCCGCCCAGCTGGGACGCGGTGACCGGCTCCCGCTGAGCACGCCACGGCTGGAGGAGGCGACGCCCGACGAGCTCGCCGGGGCGGCCGCCGCATACGTGGCCTACGGCGGGCCGTTCGAAGTGGTCGATCGGCACACTGTGAAGCACCACGTCACCACGAGTCTTTTCCCCAACTGGATCGGACGGACCCAGGTGCGCACGGTGCAGTTCGCCGGCTCGTTCCTGCGACTCGGCGTCAGCACTCCCACACGGATCTGGGGTGCCGAACGTACGGCCGAGCTGACCTGGAACCGGCTCGTCTGA
- a CDS encoding TetR/AcrR family transcriptional regulator: MGHSQAEKAATRERVLRIASRRIREDGVDRPGVAELMNEAGLTHGGFYKHFDSRDDLITQASAFALAEGTAKMERSARRNEQNARAGLIDAYLAKQHRDGPATGCALVTLGASAARGERDVKQAYEKQVRTYLDLIAGLDDDSTDAGPEAMLTLSALVGAVLISRAVADKTFSDEVLETVAEQLVRRTARDVSADV; the protein is encoded by the coding sequence ATGGGTCACTCGCAGGCGGAGAAGGCGGCGACCCGCGAACGGGTGCTGCGGATCGCGTCGCGCAGGATCCGCGAGGACGGCGTCGATCGGCCCGGCGTCGCGGAACTCATGAACGAGGCCGGCCTCACGCACGGCGGCTTCTACAAGCACTTCGACTCCCGGGACGACCTGATCACCCAGGCCTCCGCATTCGCCCTGGCCGAGGGAACGGCCAAGATGGAGCGCTCGGCACGCCGGAACGAGCAGAACGCACGAGCCGGCCTCATCGACGCCTACCTCGCCAAGCAGCACCGGGACGGACCGGCCACCGGATGCGCCCTGGTCACGCTGGGCGCATCCGCCGCACGCGGTGAGCGGGACGTCAAGCAGGCCTACGAGAAGCAGGTCCGCACCTACCTGGACCTGATCGCAGGCCTGGACGACGACAGCACGGACGCCGGACCCGAGGCCATGCTGACACTCAGCGCGCTGGTCGGCGCCGTGCTCATCTCCCGGGCCGTGGCCGACAAAACGTTCTCCGACGAGGTACTGGAAACCGTCGCCGAGCAGCTCGTGCGCCGCACCGCCCGCGACGTCTCAGCCGACGTCTGA
- a CDS encoding aldehyde dehydrogenase (NADP(+)) codes for MTLTGDLLIGGGRVPATAGTMKAFNPATGELIEPEFAFGGPAEVDRALRLADEAYDTYSGTGLEERAAFLELIADKLEAAKEELAARTSLETGLPAAQFEGEAVRSAGVFRKFAAVVRQGRFLQAAIDPAQPDRLPAPRQDHRLQKVALGPVVIFGASNFPISYSVTGGDTASALAAGCPVVLKAHNAHPGAAEIEGRVIQEAVAESGLHAGVFSLVRGPGNEIGEALVDHPLVKAVTFTGSETGGMALYRRAQQRPDPIPVFTEMTSVNPTFVLPAALAARAAEIGTGLVQRGMYNVGQACLKPAVLLAVEGPGYAELRDAAVAEVEKWAARPMLTPGIHDAYTHNAQRHQDNGAIRLGQGDGPVGETDGQALLLEVTGQQLLAEPTLREEVFGPALLLVRVADTEELLEAARAFRGQLSATLHADTADRPVAGRLLPILERRTGRIVFNAFSIPQEVSYASTHGGPFPATSDSRFTSVGMGAIDRFIRPVTYQNFPDDLLPQSLREDNPLGLWRLVDGELTRR; via the coding sequence ATGACACTGACCGGAGACCTGCTCATCGGCGGAGGCCGGGTGCCCGCCACCGCGGGCACGATGAAGGCGTTCAACCCCGCCACCGGAGAGCTCATCGAGCCCGAGTTCGCCTTCGGAGGCCCCGCCGAGGTGGACCGCGCCCTGCGCCTCGCGGACGAGGCGTACGACACCTACAGCGGCACCGGACTGGAAGAGCGAGCGGCGTTCCTCGAACTCATCGCGGACAAGCTCGAGGCGGCCAAGGAGGAACTCGCGGCGCGGACCTCACTGGAGACCGGGCTGCCCGCCGCGCAGTTCGAGGGTGAGGCCGTGCGCAGCGCCGGAGTCTTCCGCAAGTTCGCCGCCGTCGTGCGCCAGGGACGCTTTCTCCAGGCGGCCATCGACCCCGCCCAACCGGATCGTCTGCCCGCTCCGCGCCAGGACCACCGGCTGCAGAAGGTGGCCCTCGGCCCCGTGGTGATCTTCGGCGCCAGCAACTTCCCGATCTCCTACTCCGTCACCGGCGGTGACACCGCCTCAGCTCTGGCAGCGGGCTGCCCCGTCGTCCTCAAGGCCCACAACGCCCACCCGGGGGCCGCCGAGATCGAAGGCCGCGTCATTCAGGAGGCCGTCGCCGAATCCGGCCTGCACGCCGGCGTGTTCTCCCTGGTGCGCGGCCCAGGCAACGAGATCGGCGAGGCGCTCGTGGACCACCCGCTCGTCAAGGCGGTGACCTTCACCGGATCCGAGACCGGCGGCATGGCCCTGTACCGCCGCGCCCAGCAGCGCCCGGACCCCATCCCGGTCTTCACCGAGATGACCAGCGTCAACCCGACCTTCGTCCTGCCCGCCGCCCTCGCGGCCCGCGCCGCCGAGATCGGCACCGGCCTGGTGCAGCGCGGCATGTACAACGTCGGCCAGGCTTGCCTCAAGCCCGCGGTCCTCCTCGCCGTCGAGGGGCCCGGCTACGCCGAACTGCGCGACGCGGCCGTCGCCGAGGTGGAGAAGTGGGCCGCACGCCCCATGCTCACCCCCGGCATACACGATGCCTACACGCACAATGCCCAGCGTCACCAGGACAACGGCGCGATCCGGCTCGGTCAAGGAGACGGTCCCGTCGGAGAGACGGACGGGCAGGCCCTTCTGCTCGAGGTCACAGGACAGCAGCTGCTTGCCGAACCCACCCTGCGCGAGGAGGTCTTCGGCCCCGCTCTCCTGCTGGTGAGGGTCGCCGACACGGAGGAACTGCTCGAAGCGGCCCGGGCTTTCCGCGGACAGCTCTCGGCCACCCTCCACGCCGACACCGCCGACCGTCCCGTCGCCGGACGACTCCTGCCGATCCTGGAACGCCGTACCGGGCGGATCGTGTTCAACGCCTTCTCGATCCCCCAGGAGGTCTCGTACGCGTCCACCCACGGCGGACCCTTCCCGGCCACCTCCGACAGCCGTTTCACCTCGGTCGGCATGGGGGCGATCGACCGCTTCATCCGTCCGGTCACCTACCAGAACTTCCCGGACGACCTCCTGCCTCAGTCGTTGCGCGAGGACAACCCCCTCGGCCTCTGGCGTCTGGTCGACGGAGAACTCACCCGACGCTGA
- a CDS encoding DsbA family oxidoreductase: MRVEMWTDVACPWCYVGRKHFTEGLAAFAHRDQVEVVHRSFELNPKAENGTVPIIDAVAAQYGRTREQQVARERQAADMANAVGLDYRIGGRVFGNTFDVHRLSHFAGTHGLQGEFLDEAFRVNFAEEASIYDRNTLLGLAVKVGLDEAEVREVLDDPEAFAEDVRSDERLAAELGANSVPFFVLERRYGVSGVQSSGMFTQALEQAWADRPAA; the protein is encoded by the coding sequence ATGCGTGTCGAGATGTGGACCGATGTCGCCTGCCCGTGGTGCTACGTCGGCAGGAAGCACTTCACTGAAGGGCTTGCGGCCTTCGCGCATCGTGACCAGGTGGAGGTCGTGCACCGGTCCTTCGAGCTCAACCCCAAGGCCGAGAACGGCACGGTGCCGATCATCGACGCGGTCGCGGCCCAGTACGGCCGCACCCGCGAGCAGCAGGTCGCGCGAGAGCGGCAGGCCGCGGACATGGCGAACGCCGTGGGGCTGGACTACCGCATCGGTGGGCGCGTCTTCGGCAACACCTTTGATGTGCACCGGCTCTCGCACTTCGCCGGTACGCACGGCCTGCAGGGCGAATTCCTGGACGAAGCCTTCCGGGTCAACTTCGCGGAGGAGGCGTCGATCTACGATCGGAACACCCTGTTGGGCCTGGCCGTGAAGGTGGGGCTGGACGAGGCGGAAGTACGCGAGGTGCTCGACGATCCCGAAGCGTTCGCCGAGGACGTGCGGTCCGACGAGCGACTCGCCGCCGAACTGGGCGCCAACAGTGTCCCCTTCTTCGTGCTGGAGCGGCGGTACGGCGTGAGCGGGGTTCAGTCGTCCGGCATGTTCACGCAGGCGCTGGAGCAGGCATGGGCGGATCGTCCGGCCGCGTGA
- a CDS encoding enoyl-CoA hydratase/isomerase family protein, which produces MSSQDQFTVEEVSPSYWRVTFSNGEINLIDPDTIEQLAALITRIEQAPELTAVVFRSANPDFFMAHWDMQSDRARVAAMQPAPSGLHPFADNLYRLARVPAATITEIDGRARGAGSEFVLATDIRFAGPGAVLGQFEVGVGAVPGGNPTGRLPRLVGRGRALEILLGGDDFPADLAAAYGYVNRVVPGGELEPFVDGFARRIAGFDKVAVARIKSLVDVESLPTQESYGASLQAFFQTSGRPENAHRVRSLFERGLQRPDGVELDLGRRLAE; this is translated from the coding sequence ATGAGTTCCCAGGACCAGTTCACAGTCGAGGAGGTCAGCCCTTCCTACTGGCGGGTCACCTTCTCCAACGGGGAGATCAACCTGATCGACCCCGACACCATCGAGCAGCTCGCCGCGTTGATCACCCGCATCGAGCAGGCACCCGAGCTGACGGCCGTCGTCTTCCGCAGTGCCAACCCGGACTTCTTCATGGCGCACTGGGACATGCAGTCCGACCGTGCCCGGGTCGCCGCCATGCAGCCCGCGCCCTCCGGACTGCACCCCTTCGCCGACAACCTGTACCGGCTCGCGCGGGTTCCAGCCGCCACCATCACCGAGATCGACGGCCGTGCTCGCGGGGCGGGCAGTGAGTTCGTCCTGGCCACGGACATCCGTTTCGCCGGACCGGGCGCCGTCCTCGGACAGTTCGAGGTGGGCGTCGGAGCGGTCCCCGGCGGCAATCCCACCGGCCGCCTCCCCCGCCTCGTGGGCCGGGGCCGGGCTCTGGAGATCCTGCTCGGCGGCGACGACTTCCCCGCCGACCTCGCTGCCGCGTACGGCTATGTGAACCGTGTGGTGCCCGGCGGCGAACTCGAGCCGTTCGTGGACGGATTCGCCAGGCGCATCGCAGGGTTCGACAAGGTCGCCGTCGCCCGGATCAAGTCCTTGGTGGACGTGGAGTCCCTGCCGACGCAGGAGTCGTACGGCGCGAGTCTGCAGGCCTTCTTCCAGACCTCCGGACGTCCCGAGAACGCTCACCGAGTCCGCTCCCTCTTCGAGCGCGGACTCCAGCGCCCCGACGGGGTGGAGCTCGACCTCGGCCGCCGCCTGGCCGAGTGA